The following coding sequences are from one Primulina eburnea isolate SZY01 chromosome 15, ASM2296580v1, whole genome shotgun sequence window:
- the LOC140814086 gene encoding protein EMSY-LIKE 3-like isoform X1, giving the protein MDYEPYDSSGTDDDFPPPHQNRMSRGGRISGNGRPANFGSVPYPRVYEETDMEAKIHQLEQEAYISILRAFKAQADAITWEKEGLITELRRELRLSNEEHRDLLSRVNADETIRRIREWRQSVGLQPSMRGTSQAVHDPIPSPSVSASRKKQKIAPSLPSQSFGAPSPAFHPQVLATANQPSSSAAKRGPTMGAKGKKHKTVPAVASSMKMQYPSGPTGRGKFGNHISTGGLAANGLAEGASFDPLIGRKVRTRWPDDKCFYEAVITNYNPDEGLHALMYDIGTPHETWEWVNLSEISPEDIQWDEGYGGPGHGLDRAVGRDIVPGAGRGRGLTKSQSRKGFPPTQNGIGKKARDDIQLLQTDGLIKEVERVFGASHPDPVEMEKAMKVLKDHEQALTDAIAKLADISDDESEEGCHFLHGQAKRE; this is encoded by the exons ATGGACTACGAGCCGTACGACAGCAGCG GAACTGATGATGATTTTCCGCCACCACATCAAAATAGAATGTCACGAGGTGGCCGCATTTCCGGTAATGGAAGGCCTGCTAACTTTGGTTCAGTGCCATATCCCAGGGTGTATGAGGAGACTGATATGGAAGCTAAAATTCATCAGCTTGAGCAAGAAGCGTACATTTCAATTCTAAGAGCCTTTAAAGCTCAAGCTGATGCCATTACTTGG GAGAAGGAAGGTTTAATTACAGAACTCAGAAGAGAATTGAGATTATCAAATGAAGAACACAGGGATCTTCTTAGTAGGGTCAACGCAGATGAAACAATCCGAAGAATAAG GGAGTGGAGACAGTCTGTTGGGCTTCAACCATCCATGCGAGGTACCAGTCAAGCTGTCCATGATCCAATACCCAGTCCTTCCGTCTCAGCTTCTCGTAAAAAACAGAAGATAGCTCCTTCACTACCTTCTCAGTCCTTTGGTGCGCCATCACCTGCTTTCCACCCACAGGTGCTGGCTACAGCAAACCAGCCGTCTTCATCAGCTGCAAAGCGTGGGCCCACGATGGGTGCAAAAGGCAAAAAGCATAAAACT GTACCAGCCGTGGCATCGTCAATGAAAATGCAGTATCCCTCTGGTCCAACTGGAAGAGGTAAATTTGGTAACCACATTTCAACTGGTGGCCTTGCAGCAAATGGGCTTGCAGAAGGTGCTTCATTTGATCCATTGATTGGAAGGAAAGTCAGAACCAGATGGCCTGATGATAAATGTTTCTATGAAGCTGTAATAACTAATTATAATCCTGATGAG GGCCTACATGCTCTCATGTACGATATAGGCACTCCACATGAAACATGGGAATGGGTTAACCTGTCAGAG ATTTCTCCTGAAGATATACAATGGGATGAAGGTTATGGAGGACCAGGCCATGGGTTGGATCGGGCTGTTGGGAGAGACATTGTTCCAGGTGCAGGAAGAGGAAGAGGGCTAACAAAAAGTCAATCCAGAAAGGGCTTTCCACCAACACAGAATGGCATTGGAAAGAAAGCGCGAGATGATATACAGTTGCTTCAAACTGATGGTCTAATTAAGGAG GTGGAGAGGGTTTTTGGTGCTAGTCATCCAGACCCTGTGGAGATGGAGAAAGCAATGAAAGTGCTGAAG GACCATGAACAGGCACTAACTGATGCCATTGCGAAGCTTGCAGACATTTCTGACGATGAAAGTG AAGAGGGTTGCCACTTCTTACACGGGCAAGCAAAGAGAGAGTAA
- the LOC140814086 gene encoding protein EMSY-LIKE 3-like isoform X2, translating to MDYEPYDSSGTDDDFPPPHQNRMSRGGRISGNGRPANFGSVPYPRVYEETDMEAKIHQLEQEAYISILRAFKAQADAITWEKEGLITELRRELRLSNEEHRDLLSRVNADETIRRIREWRQSVGLQPSMRGTSQAVHDPIPSPSVSASRKKQKIAPSLPSQSFGAPSPAFHPQVLATANQPSSSAAKRGPTMGAKGKKHKTVPAVASSMKMQYPSGPTGRGKFGNHISTGGLAANGLAEGASFDPLIGRKVRTRWPDDKCFYEAVITNYNPDEGLHALMYDIGTPHETWEWVNLSEISPEDIQWDEGYGGPGHGLDRAVGRDIVPGAGRGRGLTKSQSRKGFPPTQNGIGKKARDDIQLLQTDGLIKEVERVFGASHPDPVEMEKAMKVLKDHEQALTDAIAKLADISDDESEGCHFLHGQAKRE from the exons ATGGACTACGAGCCGTACGACAGCAGCG GAACTGATGATGATTTTCCGCCACCACATCAAAATAGAATGTCACGAGGTGGCCGCATTTCCGGTAATGGAAGGCCTGCTAACTTTGGTTCAGTGCCATATCCCAGGGTGTATGAGGAGACTGATATGGAAGCTAAAATTCATCAGCTTGAGCAAGAAGCGTACATTTCAATTCTAAGAGCCTTTAAAGCTCAAGCTGATGCCATTACTTGG GAGAAGGAAGGTTTAATTACAGAACTCAGAAGAGAATTGAGATTATCAAATGAAGAACACAGGGATCTTCTTAGTAGGGTCAACGCAGATGAAACAATCCGAAGAATAAG GGAGTGGAGACAGTCTGTTGGGCTTCAACCATCCATGCGAGGTACCAGTCAAGCTGTCCATGATCCAATACCCAGTCCTTCCGTCTCAGCTTCTCGTAAAAAACAGAAGATAGCTCCTTCACTACCTTCTCAGTCCTTTGGTGCGCCATCACCTGCTTTCCACCCACAGGTGCTGGCTACAGCAAACCAGCCGTCTTCATCAGCTGCAAAGCGTGGGCCCACGATGGGTGCAAAAGGCAAAAAGCATAAAACT GTACCAGCCGTGGCATCGTCAATGAAAATGCAGTATCCCTCTGGTCCAACTGGAAGAGGTAAATTTGGTAACCACATTTCAACTGGTGGCCTTGCAGCAAATGGGCTTGCAGAAGGTGCTTCATTTGATCCATTGATTGGAAGGAAAGTCAGAACCAGATGGCCTGATGATAAATGTTTCTATGAAGCTGTAATAACTAATTATAATCCTGATGAG GGCCTACATGCTCTCATGTACGATATAGGCACTCCACATGAAACATGGGAATGGGTTAACCTGTCAGAG ATTTCTCCTGAAGATATACAATGGGATGAAGGTTATGGAGGACCAGGCCATGGGTTGGATCGGGCTGTTGGGAGAGACATTGTTCCAGGTGCAGGAAGAGGAAGAGGGCTAACAAAAAGTCAATCCAGAAAGGGCTTTCCACCAACACAGAATGGCATTGGAAAGAAAGCGCGAGATGATATACAGTTGCTTCAAACTGATGGTCTAATTAAGGAG GTGGAGAGGGTTTTTGGTGCTAGTCATCCAGACCCTGTGGAGATGGAGAAAGCAATGAAAGTGCTGAAG GACCATGAACAGGCACTAACTGATGCCATTGCGAAGCTTGCAGACATTTCTGACGATGAAAGTG AGGGTTGCCACTTCTTACACGGGCAAGCAAAGAGAGAGTAA